GCAACCGCACCATCGAGGTGGACGTGCGGATCATTGCCGCGACCAACCGCGACCTCGAGGCGATGATGCGCGCCGGGACGTTCCGCGAAGACCTCTACTACCGCCTGCAGGTGATCGAAGTCCACATTCCGCCCCTGCGCGAACGGCGCGAGGAGATCCCGCAACTGCTGGAGTACTTCCTGTTGAAGTTCGCGGCGGTGTATCGCCGGCCGGCGGTGCGTCCGTCACTCGTGCTCCAGGACGCGTTGCTGTCGTACGAGTGGCCCGGCAACATTCGCGAGCTCGAGAACATGATGAAGCGGCTGGTGGTGCTGCAGGATGAAACCCTGATCCTCGCCGAACTCGGCCGGCTGCGGGCGTCGCGCGCGGCCGCCGAACACGAACACCCCGGCTCGGCGCCGGCCTATGCCGTCCCGGCCCCGCGCCAAGCGGCCGCGGCCCAGGCGTCCGCCGTCGCCGCACCGGTCGTGCTCGCCGCGGCCCCCGCCGCCTTCACCAACGGCGCCGAGGGAGTCAACCTGCAGGAACTGGCCCGGCACGCCGCCATGGGCGCCGAGAAAGAAGCGATTCAGCACGCGCTCGAGCGCTTCCGCTGGAACCGGCGCAAGACCGCCGAGTACCTGCAGGTGAGCTACAAGACCTTGCTGAACAAGATGAAGGAGTGCGGGATCAGCGAGGCGCCGGTGGCGTAGCGGCGACTCACCCGGCGGAGGCGCCGGGCGCGACTTTCACCGCTGACGCAATCTCGCGCAGCAGGCTTACCGGGTCCAACGGCTTCGACAAGTGCGCCACGAAGCCGGCGGCCAGCGCCCGCACGCGGTCTTCGGCGCGGGCGTATGCCGTCAACGCAATCGCCGGGATCTTCTCGCCGTCCGGCAGGTTCCGCAACCGCCGCAGCAACCCGTATCCGTCATCGTCCGGAAGGCCGATGTCGCAGACGAGCACATCGGTGTGCCACTCGCCCGTGATCCGCAGGCACTCCGACGCCGTCGCCGCGGTCCGCGTCTCGCAGCCATGCAGCCGCAGGATGGCCGTCACCGCCGCCGCGGAATCCGCGTCGTCTTCAGCCACCAGGACGTGCAGTTTCTGGAACAGCGGATCGGACGTGGCCTGACCGGCGAGGGCCGGCGCCGAGGCCGGCGCCAGCGGCAGCGAGATGGTGAACCGGGCACCCTTGCCGGGGCCCGCGCTTTCGGCGGTGATGCTGCCGCCGTGCAGGTCCACCAGGCGCCGCACAATCGCGAGCCCCAACCCCATGCCCGACCGCACGGCGGCTGACGCGCCCTGGCGGAACGGCTCGAACAGGTGCGGCAGGAACGCCGGGGCGATGCCTTCACCGGTGTCGGTTATCGAGATGATGACGCGCTCATCGGCCGGCTGGACCGCGACCGTGATTCGACCGCCGCGTGGCGTGTACTTGACGGCGTTGGCAAGGACGTTCGACACCACCTGCTGGAGCCGATGGTCGTCGCCGATGATCGGCACCGGCTGCGGCGGTATCTCCACGCTGAGGGCGATCTCCTTGGCGATGGCGACCGCCCGCGTGGTGTCAGCGGCCGCGGCCACCACCGCGCGCGCGTCGATCGGCGCCAGCGTCAGGTCGACACCTCCCTGGATCATCCGCGACACATCCAGCAGGTCTTCGATCAACCGGGTCTGGATCCTGGCGTTGCGGGCAATCGCCTCAAGCGCGTGCTGCCGCTGCGCCTCGTCGGTCGCCGCCCCTGACTGCAGCACGTGGGCCCATCCGACAATGGCATTGAGGGGCGTCCGCAGTTCGTGCGACGCCGTCGCCAGGAACTCGTCCTTGAGGTGGCTGGCGTCCTCGGCCACCCGGCGCGCCTCTTCAGCCGTGACCACCGCTGCCGCGCGCTCATCGATCGCCTTCTCGAGCTCGACCAGCGCGCGCGACAACGCGGCCGTGCGCTCGGCCACTTGATGCTCGACCGAGGCCAGCGCGTGCTGGAGCTCCAGTTCCACCTGCTGGCGATGCTTCCACTCCGAGCGCATTTGCAAACCCGCGAACAGCACCGAGAGCAGCGCAAAGGCGCTGCTCGCCACCACCACGGACTGCAGCGTGCCGACCGACAGCGTGGTGGCCGGGCGTGCCGCGTCTGCCGTCTCGGCCGCCTGGCGATTGAGCCGTTGGTAGGTAAACACTCCGATGATGAGTAGCGAGACGGCTGCAAGAACCAGCAAGTAGCTTACGATCCGGTGCTGCGAAAACATTCGTGGAACCCGCCCATCGACTCTCACTGCATAGACTGTTCCGTAACGAACCACCCGGCCCCTGCCGCAACTGACCCCTCCGCTGCCACTGTTGGGCAGGACCGTGGTGGTCACAGGGTTTCGGAAGGCCCAATAGGTGGAACACGGCTTGCTCTAGGGCGGGTAAGCCCTCGAATCGGGCTGACACTCACAAGGGAGGTTGGTTATGAGTTTGTTGATGCCGCTTGGAGCCGTGTTGGTCGCCGTGGGCCTCGCCGGCTCAGCGGCGGCATGCTATCAGAGCGGAAGCTTCTCGGAAGACGTGGCGACGGGCCATATGGATACCCGGTTGGCTGAAGCAGACGCCCCGCGTCCGAGCGTCGTGCTGGCGCCGCTGTCAGGGCTCTTCCTGGCCGCCGGCGTCGTCTTCCTGGGCATTGGCGCCGGGCACTGGAAGCGTCCGATTCCATCGGATGTCCGTCCGGCCAACCCGTGGAGCGACAAGCCGAGCGAGCACGGCGATCCCCCCAAGGGCCTGGTCTAGTCCTCTAGCGCCGGCTGATAGCCGACGACGGCTGCGCGTTCACGAGATGCAGCCGTCGATCGCGCCGATCGATCGTCCAGCCGGGCGTCTCGTAGCCGCACAGCAGGCACTCCTGATACAGCTTGGTGGCGGTCCGGGCACGGTAGAGCTCGTGGCCGCCATGGAGCATGCTGCACATACCGTGGCGGCACTTCTGGCGAAGCCGGCTCACGACCTGCTTGAACGTGGCGGCGACGTCCACATTTCCGGTAACCAACGTCATCGACCTCGCCCCAATGTGGTGATTGATAGCTCTCATCGCGACCTCCACCCCAGTCCATAGCAAGGTTGGTTCCGCTTTCGCTGGAACGCGAGTTGCAAAGGACGATCACAGATTCGGTAATGAGGAGGATTGGATGAAATACGGAGTTGCGTGGTTACTGGGAGTTCCGGTCTCGATCATTGCGCTTTGGTTCGTCGTGAACCAGATGGGTTGTGGGTTCTAACCATGAAAGCCATCGGCATCGTGCTCGTCGTACTCGGCATCATCGGCCTCGCCTACGGTGGCCTCTCCTGGACGCGCAAAGACACCATCGTCGACGCGGGACCGATCCAGATCACCACGAACAAGACCGAACGGTTGCCGCTGCCTCCCATAGCCGGAGGGCTGCTGCTGATCGCGGGCGTCGTCCTGATCATGAAGAAGTAAGGCGTACCGCCACCGGCCCGCGCGCCGCCGGAAAGCGCGCGGGGGCCGGTATAATGCCCGGGTGGACAAACCTCCGGTCAAGTTGGTTGTCACGCCAGTCGTGTCTGCCCTCCGCGCCATACCGCCCGCGTCGTCGGAAGACGCGATGAAGTGTGAACGGTGCGGGGCGGACATGTATCGCATGCACGCGGTCTGGCGCTGCCCCTCATGCCGCTTCAAGACCGACTGCTGCGGCTGGTAGTCACGCAGGCCTGATGGATCCCCTCACTTCACACATCGATCCGGCGTCTGCCGACTTCCGGGCCAACCGGGAGCGGATGCAGGCGCTCGTGCAGGAGCACCGCGATCGCCTGGCGCAGGCCAGGCTTGGCGGCGGCCCGAAGTACCTCGCCCGCCATCGCGAGCAGGGCAAGATGCCGGTCCGCGAGCGGATCGAGGCGCTGATCGATCCCGGCTCCGCCTTCCTCGAACTCTCCCCGCTCGCGGCATGGGGCATGTACGAGAACGAAGCGCCGGCCGCCGGCGTGGTCACCGGCATCGGCCGCGTGTCGGGGCGCGACGTGATGATCGTGGCCAACGACGCCACGGTGAAGGGCGGCACGTACTACCCGCTCACGGTCAAGAAGCACTTGCGCGCGCAGGAAGTCGCGCTGCAGAACCACTTGCCCTGCGTCTACCTGGTGGACTCGGGTGGCGCCTTCCTGCCCCTCCAGGCCGAGGTGTTTCCTGATCGGGATCACTTCGGCCGCATCTTCTTCAACCAGGCGCGCATGTCGGCGGAACGGATTCCGCAAATCGCGGTGGTCATGGGATCGTGCACCGCCGGCGGCGCCTATGTGCCGGCGATGTCGGACGAGACCATCATCGTCAAGAACACCGGCACCATCTTCCTGGGCGGCCCGCCGCTCGTGAAGGCGGCCACCGGCGAAGAGGTCACGGCCGAAGAGCTCGGCGGCGCCGACGTGCACACGCGGTTGTCGGGCGTGGCGGACTACCTGGCGGAGGATGACGCGCACGCCCTGCACCAGGCGCGCATCGTCCTGTCGACGCTGAACACACGAAAGACCCTGCCGGCCGACCTGGCCCGGCCCGAAGATCCGGCCTACGACCCGGCCGAGCTGTATGGCATCGTGAATCTCGACCTGCGGAAAGCGTACGACGTGCGCGAGGTAATCGCTCGCGTCGTCGACGGATCGCGATTCGACGAATTCAAGGAACGCTACGCCACCACCGTGGTGTGCGGCTTCGCCCGGCTGCACGGCTTCCTGGTTGGCATCATCGCCAACAACGGCGTCCTGTTTTCGGAGTCGGCGCTCAAGGTCACGCATTTCATCGAGATGTGCAACCTGCGCGGCGTGCCCCTGGTGTTCCTCCAGAACATCACCGGCTTCATGGTCGGCAAGCAGTACGAGCGCGGCGGCATTGCCAAGGACGGCGCCAAGATGGTGCACGCCGTCGCCAACTCGGTGGTGCCGAAATTCACGGTGATTGTCGGCGGCTCGTTCGGCGCCGGCAACTACGGCATGTGCGGCCGGGCCTACGAACCGCGACTGCTGTGGATGTGGCCGAATGCGCGCATCTCGGTGATGGGCGGCGAGCAGGCGGCGGGCGTGCTCACCACCGTGAAACGCGATCAGATCGCGCGCGAGGGCGGGGCCTTCTCCGCCGACGCCGAAGCCGCCATCCGCGAGCCCATCCTCCAGAAGTACGACACCGAGGGCTCGCCGTATTACTCGACGGCGCGGCTGTGGGACGACGGGATCCTGGATCCGGCGGAGACCCGATCGGCATTGGCCCTTGGCCTGTCGGCGGCCTACAACGCGCCCATCCCGCCGCCGAAGTTCGGCATCTTCAGGATGTAGCATCCGGCTTTAGCCGGATAATGTGACGCTGGCACCTATGACTTACCAATTCCTGTCGATCGAGCGCCGCGGCTCCGTCGAGTACGTCACGCTCAACCGTCCGGACGTCCGCAACGCCTTCAACGAGATCGTGATTGCCGAGCTCACCACGTGGGCCCGCGGCGCTCACGCCGATGCGACGCTGCGGGTCGTGGTGTTCAGCGGCGCCGGCAAGGTCTTCAGCGCCGGCGCGGACGCCGCGTGGATGGCCAAGATGGCCGGCTACTCACACCTGGACAACCTGCGTGATGCCACGGCGGGCGCCGAGATGTTCCTGGCCATCAACACGATCCCGGCCATCGTGATCGCCCGCATTCACGGCGCCGCGCTGGGCGGCGGCTCAGGACTGGCGGCGGTGTGCGACGTCGTGGTGACCGAGCACACGGCGGTGTTCGGATTCACCGAGACCAAGCTCGGCATCCTGCCGGCGATGATCTCGCCGTACGTGATCCAGAAGATCGGTGCGTCCGCGGCCCGCGAGCTGTTCCTCACCGGCATGCGCTTCGACGCCGCCCGCGCCAAGGACATCGGCCTCGTCCACGCCGTCGTCACGCCGGACCAGCTCGACGCGACGGTGCGGCAGTACGTGCGCGAGGCCCTCAGCGCGTCCCCCACCGCGGTGGCGCGCGCCAAGGCGTTGATCCCGCGCGTGCTCGGACAGCCACCGGCGGACGTGATGGGCATCACCGCCGAAGCCATTGCGGCCCAGCGCGTGTCACCGGAGGGCCAGGACGGCCTCAAGGCCTTTCTCGCGAAGGGTAAGCCCGGCTGGATCGAGGAGCCGCTGTGA
This genomic interval from Vicinamibacterales bacterium contains the following:
- a CDS encoding ATP-binding protein produces the protein MLVLAAVSLLIIGVFTYQRLNRQAAETADAARPATTLSVGTLQSVVVASSAFALLSVLFAGLQMRSEWKHRQQVELELQHALASVEHQVAERTAALSRALVELEKAIDERAAAVVTAEEARRVAEDASHLKDEFLATASHELRTPLNAIVGWAHVLQSGAATDEAQRQHALEAIARNARIQTRLIEDLLDVSRMIQGGVDLTLAPIDARAVVAAAADTTRAVAIAKEIALSVEIPPQPVPIIGDDHRLQQVVSNVLANAVKYTPRGGRITVAVQPADERVIISITDTGEGIAPAFLPHLFEPFRQGASAAVRSGMGLGLAIVRRLVDLHGGSITAESAGPGKGARFTISLPLAPASAPALAGQATSDPLFQKLHVLVAEDDADSAAAVTAILRLHGCETRTAATASECLRITGEWHTDVLVCDIGLPDDDGYGLLRRLRNLPDGEKIPAIALTAYARAEDRVRALAAGFVAHLSKPLDPVSLLREIASAVKVAPGASAG
- a CDS encoding carboxyl transferase domain-containing protein, which produces MDPLTSHIDPASADFRANRERMQALVQEHRDRLAQARLGGGPKYLARHREQGKMPVRERIEALIDPGSAFLELSPLAAWGMYENEAPAAGVVTGIGRVSGRDVMIVANDATVKGGTYYPLTVKKHLRAQEVALQNHLPCVYLVDSGGAFLPLQAEVFPDRDHFGRIFFNQARMSAERIPQIAVVMGSCTAGGAYVPAMSDETIIVKNTGTIFLGGPPLVKAATGEEVTAEELGGADVHTRLSGVADYLAEDDAHALHQARIVLSTLNTRKTLPADLARPEDPAYDPAELYGIVNLDLRKAYDVREVIARVVDGSRFDEFKERYATTVVCGFARLHGFLVGIIANNGVLFSESALKVTHFIEMCNLRGVPLVFLQNITGFMVGKQYERGGIAKDGAKMVHAVANSVVPKFTVIVGGSFGAGNYGMCGRAYEPRLLWMWPNARISVMGGEQAAGVLTTVKRDQIAREGGAFSADAEAAIREPILQKYDTEGSPYYSTARLWDDGILDPAETRSALALGLSAAYNAPIPPPKFGIFRM
- a CDS encoding enoyl-CoA hydratase-related protein; this encodes MTYQFLSIERRGSVEYVTLNRPDVRNAFNEIVIAELTTWARGAHADATLRVVVFSGAGKVFSAGADAAWMAKMAGYSHLDNLRDATAGAEMFLAINTIPAIVIARIHGAALGGGSGLAAVCDVVVTEHTAVFGFTETKLGILPAMISPYVIQKIGASAARELFLTGMRFDAARAKDIGLVHAVVTPDQLDATVRQYVREALSASPTAVARAKALIPRVLGQPPADVMGITAEAIAAQRVSPEGQDGLKAFLAKGKPGWIEEPL